One window from the genome of Roseisolibacter agri encodes:
- a CDS encoding 2-hydroxyacid dehydrogenase, translating to MRPVVAVTRRLPAPVEARLTSALTTAVDARLNADDRPLDADGLADALATADAVLCTVTDRIDAAVFAEAARRAPDGRPRAGLLANFGVGVNHIDLEAARAHGVAVTNTPGVLTDDTADVAIALMLMAARRLGEGERELRAGRWSGWRPTHLLGTSLTGATLGIVGFGRIGQAVARRAHHGFGMPVRYLNPSARDAEAAAVGATRCGTLAELLTTSDVVSLHCPATPATRHLIDAAALAHARPGAILVNTARGDVVDADALADALRAGRLAAAGLDVYEGEPRVPPALLALENVVLLPHLGSATVRTRRAMGDRALDNLEAFLAGRTPPDRVI from the coding sequence ATGCGCCCCGTCGTCGCCGTCACCCGCCGCCTCCCCGCGCCCGTGGAGGCGCGCCTCACCAGCGCCCTCACCACCGCCGTCGATGCGCGCCTGAACGCGGACGACCGCCCGCTCGACGCCGACGGGCTGGCCGACGCGCTGGCCACCGCCGACGCGGTGCTCTGCACGGTCACGGACCGCATCGACGCGGCGGTGTTCGCCGAAGCGGCGCGCCGCGCGCCCGACGGCCGGCCGCGTGCGGGCCTGCTCGCGAACTTCGGCGTCGGCGTCAACCACATCGACCTGGAGGCGGCGCGCGCGCACGGCGTCGCGGTCACCAACACGCCGGGCGTCCTCACCGACGACACGGCGGACGTGGCGATCGCGCTCATGCTGATGGCCGCGCGGCGGCTGGGCGAGGGCGAGCGCGAGCTGCGCGCGGGCCGCTGGAGCGGCTGGCGGCCGACGCATCTATTAGGGACGTCGCTCACCGGTGCGACGCTCGGCATCGTGGGCTTCGGGCGCATCGGGCAGGCGGTCGCGCGGCGCGCGCACCACGGCTTCGGCATGCCGGTGCGCTACCTCAACCCGTCCGCGCGCGACGCCGAGGCGGCCGCGGTGGGCGCGACGCGCTGCGGGACGCTGGCAGAGCTGCTGACGACGAGCGACGTCGTCTCGCTGCACTGCCCCGCGACGCCCGCGACGCGCCACCTGATCGACGCGGCGGCGCTCGCGCACGCGCGGCCGGGCGCGATCCTCGTGAACACGGCACGCGGCGACGTCGTGGACGCCGACGCGCTGGCCGACGCGCTGCGCGCCGGCCGGCTCGCGGCCGCGGGCCTCGACGTCTATGAAGGAGAGCCGCGCGTGCCGCCCGCGCTGCTGGCGCTGGAGAACGTCGTGCTGCTGCCGCACCTGGGCAGCGCGACGGTGCGCACGCGGCGCGCGATGGGCGACCGCGCGCTCGACAACCTCGAGGCGTTCCTCGCGGGCCGCACGCCGCCCGACCGCGTGATCTGA